From Sander vitreus isolate 19-12246 chromosome 5, sanVit1, whole genome shotgun sequence:
AGGTGCTTAAGTATTCAGTGAAATGCAACAGTAAATATCTATCTAGCACGTCAGGTCGTGCTTACATCCTTACAGATGCACCAGCAGACTCTTGAGTACCTTAACAACTTGaaatattacaaacaaacaaaaaattctATGATTTCCTGTTTGTAGTGACTATTACAATCTCTTTGAACATATTTTGAGATCTCCATTTATCTCTTCCTTGTCTCCCTCCTGCATTCTTTCTTGCCCTTACAAAGGTGATTTCACAGGGTACAGAGGAGCGCACACAAGGGATGAGTGGAGTGAATTCACTCTCCTCTCGTTCCCATGCCTTGCTTCAGATTCAGCTAAGAGATACAAACCAGCAGATTGCTGGAAGGTGAGTGGCAAcatgtgttttattatattGTAGGCTTATAAGAGTgcacacactttttttctctttcactttctccTTAAAGCACTACTAGGGTTATAGCATAGTATATCAAATAAGCCCAGTAGTATTGGTGTGAAATGGCTGAACtaagaaaggtgtgtgtgtgtgtgtgtgtgtgtgtgtgtgtgtgtgtgtgtgtgtgtgtgtgtgtgtgtgtgtgtgtgtgtgcgtgtgcctgtaGAATGTGGTTTGTGGACCTGGCAGGAAGTGAGAGGGCATCAGATACCAAAGAACCAGACAGGCAGAGTCGCATGGAGGGAGCTGAGATCAACCAGAGCCTGCTAGCtgtaaactacacacacacacacacacacacacacacacacacacacacacacacacacacacacacacacatacacacatacgcacatgcacactcacaggCACGCACACTCAGAGATCACACATAAAGTCAAAGACATTTATGAAGGTATGGTGGGATTTGACATATTTTCTCATttgtaaatgattttttttcttagctTAAAGAATGTATCCGGTCACTTGATCAAGAGCAGTCGCACACACCTTTCAGACAAAGCAAACTTACCCAGGTAGTAAGACTTTTGAAACTTGCTGATTTTCAGTGGTTCTGTTGTGTTAGTGATACAAGTGTGTATAAATATCATTGTTCCCTTTCTAGGTTTTGAAAGACTCATTTGTTGGTGACTCAATGACATGCATGATTGCCAACATTTCACCTGGTCACTTTGCAACTGAACACACACTAAATACACTGAGATACGCCGACCGGTAAGTGTGTGTTTACAATAAGTGTGGAATATGTCATATGGGATATTAGGATAagggaattaaaaaaatatatataaattaaagtCCTAATGGTTTTAATTTATCCTACTTCAAATTGTGTCTTGGGGAAACTTAAATAGCATAGTGACTTTAAAtataaagttttcttttttcatcttgCTCCCAGTGTTGATCACTTCCAGTCCTTTTTATTCTATTTAAAAGTAGTGTTAGGGACTGTAGAGGCAATGACTAGTGACTGCTATCTGAGAAATTACATCTTGATTTTTTTATAGGGTTAAAGAGTTGAGGGGACAGGGAGGACTAAAAGGAGGAAGAAGGGGGAAGACAATACCCTCCCCCAAACGAAACCTGtccaacagcaacagcagcaacaacaacagcagcagcagcggcagagGCAACAATGTTGGCACCCGAGGGAAAAGTCCCCCTAAAAAGCCAAAGTTagggagacaaagagaggaTTTTGGCCCCACCATGCCTTCCACGAGATTGGCCATGGGGGGCGCAATTTTCTGCTCCACACCCAAAAACAGCAGACGGGGAGAGGAAACAAGTGCAAGAGCAAGAAAGGGGATTGGACTTGAACACATTACACCAGTTAGAGGTTTGCTGGGAATGGGTGataagagggagaggagggagagagcaaaTGGCAGGGAAGGTAGAAGAAGAGAAAGGTATGGAGTAACAGACAGTGTAGGCCACTCAGTTAGTGACCAAAACGCTGTGGCAGGGCTGGTCTTGGGACAAGCAACAGATGAGCAGCTTCACTTGTGGAAGGTACAGAGGGAATCTGGATTCTaccacagagaaaaagagaaccAGCAAAGCACTTTAAAAGGGGgaggaaatgaggaaaaaagaTGGATAGAACAGAGAAGACAAGTGGAAGTGGAAAGCAGTAGAGTCACATGCAGTGAAGTAGAAAGGCTAAAGGAAAGAGAATTACAAAAGGTTGATGAAAGGGATACGGAGAGGGAGAGGCATCTGAGACAGTAtcaccagcagctgcagcagtttATGCCCTCATCAGTTTCTTCATCTGTCCATCTCTTCTCACCCTCTACATGTACGTCTTCCTCTAATCaagcctctctctcttcttctgtctctccatctttctgttCTTCTCTCCAACACTCTTCCCTTATGTATCATGGTTTGGAAGAGGTTTTAGATGCATACCGAGCCAGGGTTGAGGTTAGGACAGATGGTAACAGAGGACAGTCGTCTTTCTTCCCCAGTGGAGAGATTTGCTTACAAACTGAAACCTCTCCAAGCTGCAATAAAAATAAGGATGAAGTTGGTTGTGGTGACTCAGATAGCTGTGGTGAAGGTTGGAGGGTATCTAGGGAGGGAACAGAGGCAAGATTTGGACAAGACAGGGATAAACCTGAAAAGAGGAGGTCACTGAAGGCAACCGGAGAAGGACAGGGAAGAGTAAGGAGGGAAGAGTGGAGGCCAGCTGGGATGGAGGAAGGAGAAGACAGGAGGTGGGCTTGGGTGGCAAcaacagagacagagcaggcaGACAGGATGACAGGTGCAGTGCCAGCTGATGTAGAGGCCTTAGTGTCTTACAACTGTGActcagaagagaggagagaagtggGTAAGGAAGGACTAGATGCCTCAGATGTCCCAGCTGATGGGGTGTGGAGTACTGAGGAGCGAGAAGGAGCTGACAGCTATGGTTTACTGTCCGCCCACAGCGCTATTGACAGCAACAGCCTCTTTAACCACCCTCCTGTTGAGTCATCCCATCAACGAGCTCCAGCAGAACGACCCCTCTCCCCGGCCTGTGGACAGAATGCACTCCTAACCCCTAATAAATTCAGTGATCTTTCCCTTAAGTTAAAACATACCAGATGCACCTCAAACATTCTGCCTCTACTATTGCAAAATGCTCAACAGGGAGTGCCATCAAGCAGCTGTAGAGAGAAGCAACCTTGGTTTTCTGCTCATGCCAATAGAACGGAAATGACAAATGCTCAATCGGCCACACTACCTGTCACTACTCCCATCACAAAGAATGGATGTAAAATACCAGCTGAGTCCCTTAACATATCTAAAAGTCCAGCTTACACTATGATACACAACCATCCAAAGGTCAAAGccaaaatgtctgttttacCTCAAGAAGAGACTGCAGATTCTCTCAGCTACATCATGGACCCCCTCAGCATCTCCTTGCTTCAAGTGGACCAACAGGTCGCCACAGCCTCGTTCCTCAAAGGGGAACAGAACAACACCTCACCCTGTCTGCTTGAGAATGAAAGAGCACACGATGACAGAAGGGAAATAGAAAAAGAGTGTCTCACATGTGCGGAGATGGCAGGGAAAGTTTTAGCAGACGAAGATGTAGAATTGCGCCTGTCTCTTTTGGAGCTGCCACAAGCAAACACCCACTGCCCTCCCACCCCTGACATCATAAAAACTACAAATCACACTGAGCGAAGAAAAGACATGTGCTGTGCCACATACCATTTTGGAATAGGTAAGTGTGAGttctgtgcgtgtttgtgtgtgtaataactAGTGCTTAAGAACTGGTTTGTGATgactgtgatttctttttattaataTTGTCCAGGTATGATGAAGCCTCCTATCGCTGAGGTTATGCTGGTCTCTCTCCAGGACGAAGAGAACAATCAGAAACCCCAAACTACGCCAGCTATTAAAGTCCTGGGCAGCAGAACGCCTGGATCCCCACTTAATCCCTCTGCATGTGCTTCTGTGCAGACTTCTGTCAAGCAGTCCATCTCATCCTCTGTCCATCAGTGTGGGAACACTGGTTCACCCAGTTCACACAAACTAACAACAAATGGTGCCACCCAAATGCCACCAGAATATGCACACAATATGCATAACAAACTTGCTTTTTCCATTTCATCAACACAGTCAGAAAGTGTCTTGGGCCAGTTAAACACAGTACAAAAGCAGCGTCACACAGTACATCTAAACCATTTCAGCAACTCAAACATCTCACTCCAACCAAACGATCCTATAGAATCAAATACTCAAGAGAGCACCAGCAATCAGCAAATAAGACCCATAATCCATCTGTCTAAGCTGAAAGACTTGGATCATGGCCAGTAAGTACCAGTAATGTCACCATTTTGTTTACACAGGCAAGTGCGCATTATAACGGGGCACAGCTAGTATTACTACAACTAATATTGATAATACCTATGTTTAGGTGATATTGAAATCTAGTTGATGATAATCCTACAGACATACAGAAATCTTACAGACCTCTTTGGTGACAGATTTAGAAAATGTGCTGTGTATTTTGGAGTAATAGAGAAATCACAACCTAGAGGTTATTAGtttgaataaaacatttctATCTTTTTTATAATCCAATCCAATTTAAGATGGTGTATTGTCCAGGCCCATTGGGAGCAGCTTGAAGAGATGGAAGCTTTATGTCGTAAAGAGGGGACGCTTCTGTGCCAACAACCTGATATGGTCAGCATAAATCAAACCACTTTTTTTAGCACCTTGCTTTATGTAaactacattttaaattgaatacacacttttgtcttttttcactGTCTGTCTCCCTATCTTAACAGGCATTTAGGGAATATGTCATCAAGCTGGAGGATATCATGGAAAGAAAGGCTCGGTGTGTCCACAGCATGATAGCTCAGCTGCAGCCATATCTTAAGCCCAGTCGTTCTAACCAAGCACACAACCAAGAAGAAGATAATCACGGTCCAATTACTTGAGCCTATAGCATGGCATTTACGCAAAGCTGTGCTGTTTATGAGTGCACAATatgtttttcactgaaaacactaAATACAGTATGAGTCAATattagtatttattttattttataaatgttcAAGTGACTTAAGCTTTAAGAGTTCACTGCTCATTGGACAAATGTTACTTAATGTGTGTGACATCCAGAGATGTGTTAAACCAGGGTTCTTGTGGGGAAACCTGCCAAGAGACGTCTTTCCATGGagacaatatataatatacaatattatatatatgaatCAGAAGGGAAAAGTATGTTCATGTTTGTGCATTCTGCagatgtttgtgtgagtgtgtgtgtgtaatagttTGAGAGTTTGTTTCTTGTGTGCAGGTGtggggttgttgtttttttttcttcctagaTCCTCAGTTCTGTAGTTCTTCAGATGAATATAGTATATCAAACatgttttggggcattttaggcctttatttgttaggacagcttagacatgaaagggaagagagagggtgaatgacatgcagtaaagggccgcAAGTCGGAATTGAACATGCAGCagctgcggcgaggactgagcctctgtacgcagggcacacactctaccaggtgagctacccaggcccCCCAGtattatgaaatatttattatgtTCATCTTAGGGTGGCGATGTACTACTATGGAAACTTGGATGACTGgtgtttaaaaattaaattattttaatagctgctatttatttactgtatcttTTCATTTAACCTAATCCAGCAGGGCTGTACTTTTAAAAACCCAGTCTTGGTCCAATCTTGGGAGTTTCTCCTAGTATCAGACTAAAAATAATTTCTCAACTTTGGTCTTGCTTGTTCTTTTCTTGGTCTTAAAAAACTAACAATCTTGATTATCATGATCATGAGACATGACCTGAGTATTGGATTTTCAGTTTCCCTGGTTTGACTATCTTTGATCTGattaattaatatttacttAATGAATTACACTAAACCAAAGATGCAAAACTAATATTTGGCTACCCTACTTCAAACTTGAGCTCATGTTGTAAACTGAGCTGTTTAAGATtagttaagatttttttttttttttttttttttaaagcaatggTGTCTCAGATTTTGTTGTGCATGTTTATTTggtgtgtttttagtttttagctAAGTCATTGAGGCTACTTGTTCTTTGAAACAGTTCTAAGACTTTAAGATTTAATTAAATTTGCTTGATGATCAGATGTTCTGTgttgtgaaatatttttttcaggtAGCAGATATGTTGTTTTTACCCAAGTCTTTTTGGCTATTCAAATTGCCTTTTATTATAATAAGTATGTATTCCACACAGAGCACAGCTGAGAGTGATATGGTAATTAGCCTACAATTTGAATAAAAGATCCCAGCCTAAAGAAGAATTTGGTGGTAGGCTACTGCTAGTATTTCACAACACCATCAAAGAAGCTCACACAACCTTGGCTCagggaaaaaaagttttttgtatacTCCTTCTTGAACAAAAAATATAAGCATAACCAATCAAATGTTAATCTGATCTCACACATTACGAATTACATATGTGCCAAATTTCGCTAAATAGGAAATCGCCATAAACTTTTATAGTTCTCATCAGGCTAGAAACATTTCAGCAAAGCGCGCTCCAAGACAAGAACGCGCACGTAAGGGCACGGTGTTGAACCACCGCATCACAACGTTCAACAACGGCGCGGTGGGTCACGTGACAGCATCTGCTGCTGGCTGAGCGAAGCGTGTTAGCAggtaaaataaagaatataGATTTGCTGTGTTAATGTCGTCGATTTAGAATCAATTCGAACGACCCAATCGTCTTATCTTATAACTTTTACATTAGTTTAAGGAAAACCGATCGGTCGATTCAGAGAAACCGTCCAACCTTTTTCGatggttagctagctaactagcttgctagcttgctagctaCCCAGCGTTATGTCCGTACTGGGGTGCTGCAGTCGTTGAATGCGGACGGGCCGTTCACATGCCGGGGCAGTTAGCCTGCTACTGATATCTATCGTAGCTTAACACAACGGCCACGCGTTTTTCGACAacttttctctccccccccccccccccccccacacacacacacacacacacacacacacacacacacaccgtattGCATCAACATAGCATTATACACCGGCCGTGGTAAATTGTTAATTTCACACGCCGCGTCGCCTGCTCCTAACTTTAGCTAACTTTGCACCCTGAGGTTAGCGTTAAGTGACTCACGTTAGCTTTTCTCTTGCTTTACACAAAAGGATAGCTACATCGTCgcactttattttgttgttgctgaGTCGGTGAAGCTATACGAACAGCG
This genomic window contains:
- the LOC144518273 gene encoding uncharacterized protein LOC144518273 yields the protein MSLSLYECLTTVGLQRHYARFTSVGVHRAAHLSALTIEDYAVLGIRSMEDRTRLFHLVQMVKTLDLEYEDSNDDDSNGGDAVGYTVADSSFTYDGCGDPDEDIYDDEDEKGAAVSKLNATSFSKPSCVRRRLDFSSETIDHHLKLSSRPEGTVHVYTSHNRKNVPGQGKGSAIPVQLDTESAVVCACKEKNNHRLDVHSHQFDHHTEANTMGGNAMYNSHTRLSPKCVSFHKPKPGPATAASDFRTDRFISKPVGQKDSNGATEHKAKPTPVYKSKRTAGYNYGLPLSSPPAPNKKRPAGQRISVCVRKRPLTRTECREGASDVVTTPGGECVIVHENKEAVDLTQYILQHRFYFDHVFGEDSSNEEVYRRTAYPLVQHMLNGGKATCFAYGQTGAGKTHTMLGSPVRPGLYALAVRDIFAHLSSTHMRLPLLVYVSFFEIYCGQLYDLLDHRERLFAREDGQKVVHIVGLRDVRVDSVSSLLEVISQGTEERTQGMSGVNSLSSRSHALLQIQLRDTNQQIAGRMWFVDLAGSERASDTKEPDRQSRMEGAEINQSLLALKECIRSLDQEQSHTPFRQSKLTQVLKDSFVGDSMTCMIANISPGHFATEHTLNTLRYADRVKELRGQGGLKGGRRGKTIPSPKRNLSNSNSSNNNSSSSGRGNNVGTRGKSPPKKPKLGRQREDFGPTMPSTRLAMGGAIFCSTPKNSRRGEETSARARKGIGLEHITPVRGLLGMGDKRERRERANGREGRRRERYGVTDSVGHSVSDQNAVAGLVLGQATDEQLHLWKVQRESGFYHREKENQQSTLKGGGNEEKRWIEQRRQVEVESSRVTCSEVERLKERELQKVDERDTERERHLRQYHQQLQQFMPSSVSSSVHLFSPSTCTSSSNQASLSSSVSPSFCSSLQHSSLMYHGLEEVLDAYRARVEVRTDGNRGQSSFFPSGEICLQTETSPSCNKNKDEVGCGDSDSCGEGWRVSREGTEARFGQDRDKPEKRRSLKATGEGQGRVRREEWRPAGMEEGEDRRWAWVATTETEQADRMTGAVPADVEALVSYNCDSEERREVGKEGLDASDVPADGVWSTEEREGADSYGLLSAHSAIDSNSLFNHPPVESSHQRAPAERPLSPACGQNALLTPNKFSDLSLKLKHTRCTSNILPLLLQNAQQGVPSSSCREKQPWFSAHANRTEMTNAQSATLPVTTPITKNGCKIPAESLNISKSPAYTMIHNHPKVKAKMSVLPQEETADSLSYIMDPLSISLLQVDQQVATASFLKGEQNNTSPCLLENERAHDDRREIEKECLTCAEMAGKVLADEDVELRLSLLELPQANTHCPPTPDIIKTTNHTERRKDMCCATYHFGIGMMKPPIAEVMLVSLQDEENNQKPQTTPAIKVLGSRTPGSPLNPSACASVQTSVKQSISSSVHQCGNTGSPSSHKLTTNGATQMPPEYAHNMHNKLAFSISSTQSESVLGQLNTVQKQRHTVHLNHFSNSNISLQPNDPIESNTQESTSNQQIRPIIHLSKLKDLDHGQWCIVQAHWEQLEEMEALCRKEGTLLCQQPDMAFREYVIKLEDIMERKARCVHSMIAQLQPYLKPSRSNQAHNQEEDNHGPIT